The DNA sequence aattaacacgAACtaggattaataaatgctttagaaatatttttcattgttactTCATGTTAACTTATGTAgctaataatgttaacaaatgaaaccttattgtaaagtattaacGATCCATTCAGTTGCCAAAAATATCTGAGAAGAATgtttcattaattttaaaaatcttaattttaatcctAATTCTCAGACTGCTGCATGCAGGTGTAATAGAACAAATGCCCAAAGGTAATAAAACAAGGTTCCATTCCTAAAATCATGTTCATACTCATTCATTTGGATTATTTGTCTGATGTGTGTAATTATGTTAAACCAGCCTGAACAAAGCCGTTATGAAAATTTTACTTACCAGCTCATGTCAGTGAGTTTTGTAACAGTGGGGCTAAACTGACTGAACTCACTGATGCTTTTAGGTTTTTGGGCAGAGCACCAGTTACCAACGATCAATGACCGTTTATCCAGAAGTGACCTGTCAAATTAAGGTTAAAATAGTATAAACTTCTTGTCTTAGCAAATAAACACTCTGCCAATTCATACAGCTTTTTGACCTCTCCTCATCACCAGGACAGGGAAATACTCAGAAAACCTTTGCTGAAAATATGACTAATCATTTGCTACACTTGCTCATCTGAGACAATCATGCTGCAAAAAAGGAACATAAATTTTAGACACAAGGTGTAGCATAAGAGTGGTATAatgctttttgtttaaatataataaatctaatgatggattttttttaaaatgtgacactgatgcaACCTCAACCTTTTAGTCATCGATAGATTTTGTGTCACAAGGAAATAGTTTGTAGGTGTGTGCTTTCATTGTTGAAGACCAGTTTTGTTTTGAGACGTTGTGTGAAAGACCCGTGGTTGTGAAATACGGGTGTCTGTATGTAATACATCCACTGAAATGAATTTGCGTAATATGTAATAGCATGATATTAGCATAAAAAATCTACAAAGAACAAAGCATGACTTAATCAACATGTTCAAGTGTTTAAAATGAGtttcagagaaaaaaacaaaacaaaataaatcaaagacCTTGAATGTGTTTCCCAACTTTGCAATACTATCAAAGTACAGTCTACTGGCCCTCAGGTGGAGGTGTCCATGGACTCCGTtcaaggacacacacacaaacgcataTACAcctatcaagttttttttttccctaaaggCATCTGgcatgttttcagaaaaaaaaaaagtgttggaGGGAGTCATTAGTTGAGGAGTTACGTCAGAGGCTGTGGCTTGAGGTGAATCATATAAAAACAGTTCTAAGAGTGTATGAGTGCATCTTTAAGGATTACAGCCACACTCTAGTTCCACCAGGTTTTGTCTCCCCAGCAGTCATGATCCTAAGCATTGCCCTCATTTGGGCCATAGTAGTTGGGCTCTGTTGTTGTCTTTGGCTTATCACAGGAATACGCAGAAGGTAAATACCCACAGATTTGTGACTAAAAACTTCACTGATCTTGAGAATATAATGGGGATGGTAGGATTCATATCTGTTTGACAACTGATGATACATAATGTTAAAATCTCTAATGCTAAGGTGTgagattttaaatgatttttttagttagttttccaaacaacttttttgttttgcatggCATTGAATAGAATCAAGTTCTTTTAAGTTCTCTAAGAACTAAACTTCATGATAGAACTTGTTTAATGTTCTTAAATCCTACATTTATGAGCTGTTTTGTAATTGATTGGCGTTTTGGGTGTTTCAGACAGCCTGGGGAGCCTCCAGTAGAAAATGGATGGATCCCTTACCTTGGCTGTGCTCTTCAGTTTGGCGCAAACCCTTTGGAGTTTCTTCGCAGCAGACAGAAGAAATATGGTCACATTTTTACATGCAAAATTGCTGGGCAGTATGTCCATTTCCTTTGTGATCCATTCTCCTACCATGCCGTCATCCGCCAAGGAAGGCATCTTGACTGGAAGAAATTTCACTTTGATGCCTCTGCAAAGGTACAGGGAATTACATTTAGACTTCAGCAATCTAACTACACAGAAAAATatccagagttaaatcaactctacttagagtacatatggtccctctctaaatagtgttaaaataactgAAACAGAGTTAAAGTTGGATGagtgagataattaagcaattaattaatgattgcacattagtgatgaacacctgctgttaacaagcagaatcactgaagaaaagacaaacacaagaactacaacttacttcagtcacagccttattaattgcttaattatcttattaactttaactctgctttagtgttactttaacactatttagagagggaccatatgtactctgagcagagctgatttaactctggggattttactgTGTACAAAATTAACCACTTAAATTGGCATGTGATGACGTGCATGTTTTCTTGCAGGCATTTGGTCATGAGAGCATGGATCCCAGCCATGGTTACACCACTGAAAATCTGCATCAGACATTCCTAAAGACTCTGCAAGGAGATGCCTTGTCTTCTCTTATTGAGACCATGATGGAAAACCTTCAGAGCACCATGCTGCAGTCAGGCATGCTGAAGGCTGAAACTTCCAAGTGGCAGAGCGATGGTATTTTTGCCTTCTGCTACAAGGTCATGTTTGAAGCAGGCTACCTGACCCTCTTTGGAAAAGAATTGGATGGGGACCAGAGCATTGCACGCCTGCAAGCCCAAAAAGCTCTGGTGCTCAATGCTCTGGAGAACTTTAAAGAATTTGATAAGATCTTTCCTGCTCTGATCGCTGGCCTCCCCATTCACGTTTTTAAGAGTGCCTACAGTGCTCGCGAGAACCTCGCCAAGACTATGCTCCACGAGAACCTCAGCAAACGTACCAATGTGTCTGACCTCGTATCCTTGCGCATGCTCTTGAATGACACATTATCTACCTTCAATGAGCTGAGCAAAGCCAGGACCCATGTGGCCATACTGTGGGCTTCACAAGCCAACACTTTGCCTGCAACCTTCTGGACCCTGTTCTATATGATCAGGTACAACTCATACTCAGCCAGCATAAAACTGCACAGTAGTCACTCCCCAGAGTTATAAACCAGCATAGATAAATGTGTTAATTGTAGTTGTAGAGATAAGCATTAGAGTGTTCTTGGAAAAGACTTTTACTGTACCTGCATATGGAAGCGTTAAACTGTGAAACTAATCTATAATATTGTATGCAACAGAGAACAGTTCAATAATGTACTTGTTAGGTTGATGACAAAACTTTTGCTTGTTTTCAGGTGCCCTGCGGCCATGAAAGCTGCTAGCGAGGAAGTAAGGCGAACGTTTGAAAGTTCTTATCAGAAAATCGATCCAACGAATTCTCGACTTGTACTAACAAGGGAACAGTTGGACAACATGCCAGTTCTAGGTGGGAAGCactttgaaaatatttaaacatttatgtattCAACATTCTTAACATAGCCTACCAAAAGGTCATGTGGACTAAAGCTTCTCTGCAATTTTTAGACAGTATCATTAAAGAGGCGATGAGACTGTCCAGCGCGTCCCTGAATGTGAGAATGGCCAAGAGCGATTTCCTTCTTCACCTGGACAACAAAGAGTCTTACCACATCCGCAAAGATGATGTAATTGCTCTGTACCCTCCGATGATCCACTTTGATCCTGAGATCTATGACAATCCTCTGGTGAGTATTATGTCCTTTGCTGGTGTTTAATAGATAAATAGCAGctttcaactgaaaaaaaaaacaaacatttgaattaaCTTGTAAATTTTATCTTTAAATTTTATTCTCATCATGAATGTTTTTGCCACAAACAGGCATACAAGTATGATAGATACCTTGACGGGAATGGGCAGGAGAAGACCAGCTTTTACAGAAATGGACGCAAACTTCGTTACTACTACATGCCCTTCGGCTCTGGGGTGACCAAGTGTCCGGGCCGTTTCTTTGCTGTGCACGAGATTAAGCAGTTTCTGTCTCTTTTACTAGCGTACTTTGAGATGGAACTTTTGGACTCTGATGTGAAAGAACCACCGTTGGACCAGTCTCGTGCTGGACTGGGTGTTTTGCAGCCCACCTATGATGTTGACTTTCGATATAGACTCAAATCTCACTAAGGATCTCACACTTATTTATTGACTGTTGACTTAAACtgtaaataatgtatattttgcGTCATGTCCAAGTAGACAAATGTGTTCTTTCTATTCAACTTGATTAGAGAGAGATTTTAGGAAGTTTAAAAGGAACTTTAGAGCTCTCCTTTTAAAATTTTCAGTAACATTTACTGCACTTGTGCTATGTGTAT is a window from the Ctenopharyngodon idella isolate HZGC_01 chromosome 15, HZGC01, whole genome shotgun sequence genome containing:
- the LOC127496167 gene encoding cytochrome P450 7A1-like, encoding MILSIALIWAIVVGLCCCLWLITGIRRRQPGEPPVENGWIPYLGCALQFGANPLEFLRSRQKKYGHIFTCKIAGQYVHFLCDPFSYHAVIRQGRHLDWKKFHFDASAKAFGHESMDPSHGYTTENLHQTFLKTLQGDALSSLIETMMENLQSTMLQSGMLKAETSKWQSDGIFAFCYKVMFEAGYLTLFGKELDGDQSIARLQAQKALVLNALENFKEFDKIFPALIAGLPIHVFKSAYSARENLAKTMLHENLSKRTNVSDLVSLRMLLNDTLSTFNELSKARTHVAILWASQANTLPATFWTLFYMIRCPAAMKAASEEVRRTFESSYQKIDPTNSRLVLTREQLDNMPVLDSIIKEAMRLSSASLNVRMAKSDFLLHLDNKESYHIRKDDVIALYPPMIHFDPEIYDNPLAYKYDRYLDGNGQEKTSFYRNGRKLRYYYMPFGSGVTKCPGRFFAVHEIKQFLSLLLAYFEMELLDSDVKEPPLDQSRAGLGVLQPTYDVDFRYRLKSH